A window of Thermosynechococcus sp. NK55a contains these coding sequences:
- a CDS encoding lipoate--protein ligase family protein codes for MWRYIPPFAAPGKVQMAVDCWLWQGSDRPCLRFYTWSPPAISLGYRQRQIPQQWQHQHWQGQPVELVRRPTGGRAVLHQGDLTYSLVVWGLGQRRQQVYADLCQFLKVGFERLGWPLQLGQERYRANAPINCFARATVADLVLPTGEKVIGSAQAWRGDRVLQHGSIVLTPDPNLWQQVFGSVPHRQSLPPLPVVQRALLDAFEAQWQVSLTPEPLSDREWQDINRILNSAWGCPA; via the coding sequence ATGTGGCGTTATATTCCCCCTTTTGCAGCGCCGGGGAAGGTACAAATGGCGGTGGATTGCTGGCTCTGGCAGGGGAGCGATCGCCCCTGTCTGCGGTTTTACACCTGGTCACCGCCAGCCATTTCCCTTGGCTACCGTCAACGGCAAATTCCGCAGCAGTGGCAACACCAGCACTGGCAAGGGCAACCTGTAGAGCTGGTGCGGCGACCCACCGGTGGGCGAGCTGTTTTACATCAAGGGGACCTCACCTACAGTTTGGTGGTGTGGGGGTTAGGGCAACGGCGGCAGCAGGTCTATGCCGATTTGTGTCAATTTCTGAAGGTGGGATTTGAGCGCCTAGGGTGGCCACTGCAGTTGGGACAGGAACGCTATCGCGCCAACGCTCCCATCAATTGCTTTGCACGGGCAACTGTGGCCGATTTAGTTTTACCGACTGGCGAGAAGGTCATTGGCAGTGCCCAAGCCTGGCGGGGCGATCGCGTCCTTCAGCACGGTTCGATTGTCCTTACCCCTGACCCCAATCTATGGCAGCAGGTCTTTGGCAGTGTTCCCCATCGGCAGTCCCTTCCCCCTTTGCCGGTGGTGCAAAGGGCTCTCTTGGACGCCTTTGAGGCGCAGTGGCAGGTGAGCCTGACCCCAGAACCCTTGAGCGATCGCGAGTGGCAAGACATTAACAGAATTTTGAACTCAGCCTGGGGCTGCCCCGCCTAG
- the pflA gene encoding pyruvate formate-lyase-activating protein, translating into MTGYIHSVETCGTVDGPGIRYVIFTQGCPLRCLYCHNPDCREPHQGKLVTVDELIADIQHYQSYLRQGGVTASGGEPLMQPEFVREIFERCHELGLHTALDTSGYVVLEAAKPVVAVTDLVLLDIKSFLPETYRRVTSVTITPTLELAKYLDEIHKPTWIRFVLVPGLTDDPENMRGLAQFVASLSNVEKVEVLPFHKMGEYKWRQLGLPYELFDTPAASPEEVQRAIALFREYDLNVQ; encoded by the coding sequence GTGACAGGCTATATTCATTCAGTTGAAACCTGTGGCACGGTTGATGGTCCCGGTATCCGCTATGTCATTTTCACCCAAGGTTGTCCGCTGCGCTGTCTGTACTGCCACAATCCTGACTGCCGTGAACCCCATCAGGGGAAGCTCGTCACCGTGGATGAACTGATTGCCGACATTCAGCACTATCAGTCCTATTTGCGCCAAGGGGGCGTGACGGCCAGTGGCGGGGAACCCTTGATGCAACCGGAGTTTGTCCGCGAAATTTTTGAGCGTTGCCACGAGTTGGGATTGCACACTGCCCTAGATACCTCAGGTTACGTCGTTCTCGAGGCGGCGAAGCCAGTTGTGGCGGTCACTGATTTAGTCTTGCTGGACATCAAATCCTTTCTGCCGGAGACCTATCGGCGGGTCACCAGTGTCACGATTACCCCCACCTTAGAGTTGGCCAAGTACCTTGATGAGATTCATAAACCGACCTGGATCCGCTTTGTTTTGGTACCGGGGCTGACGGATGATCCCGAAAATATGCGGGGGTTGGCGCAATTTGTGGCTAGTCTCAGCAATGTTGAGAAGGTGGAGGTGTTGCCGTTTCACAAGATGGGGGAATACAAATGGCGGCAGTTAGGGTTGCCCTATGAACTCTTTGATACCCCAGCCGCTAGTCCAGAGGAGGTGCAGCGGGCGATCGCCCTCTTTCGAGAATATGACCTCAACGTTCAATAA
- the adhE gene encoding bifunctional acetaldehyde-CoA/alcohol dehydrogenase, with protein MNAPTLNSYPPVQSLADLEGLIERVQRAQSQYAQFTQEQVDHIFHQAAMAANQARIPLAKQAVAETGMGVVEDKVIKNHFASEYIYNKYKNEKTCGVIEDDPIFGIQKIAEPVGIIAGVVPVTNPTSTTIFKALIALKTRNGIIFSPHPRAKGCTVAAAKVVLDAAVAAGAPPDIIGWIDEPTIELSQALMQHPQIKLILATGGSGMVKAAYSSGHPAIGVGAGNTPVLIDATADIPTAVSSILLSKAFDNGMICASEQAVIVVDEIYDAVKAEFQRRGAYILSPEERQQVAQLLLKDGRLNAAIVGQSAATIAAMANIQVPPQTRVLIGEVSEVGPQEPFSYEKLCPVLALYRAPQFHKGVEIAAQLVNFGGKGHTSVLYTDPRNQDDIAYFKYRLQTARVLINTPSSQGAIGDLYNFKLDPSLTLGCGTWGGNVTSENVGPRHLLNIKTVSDRRENMLWFRVPPKIYFKPGCLPIALRELAGKKRAFLVTDQPLFDLGITEPIVHTLAELDIKYDIFHEVEPDPTLSTVKRGLELLRQYQPDVIIAVGGGSPMDAAKVMWLLYEHPTVEFDGLAMRFMDIRKRVYQLPPLGQKAILVAIPTTSGTGSEVTPFAVVTDDRVGIKYPLADYALTPTMAIVDPDLVLHMPKKLTAYGGIDALTHALEAYVSVLSTEFTEGLALEAIKLLFTYLPRAYRWGAADPEAREKVHYAATIAGMAFANAFLGVCHSMAHKLGSTFHVPHGLANALMISHVIRYNATDAPLKQAIFPQYKYPQAKERYAQIADFLELGGTTPEEKVERLIAAIENLKAQLEIPATIKEALNSEDQAFYERVESMAELAFDDQCTGANPRYPLIQDLKELYILAYMGCRRDAAAYHPEEAPAS; from the coding sequence ATGAATGCCCCAACCTTGAACAGTTACCCACCCGTTCAAAGCCTTGCCGATCTGGAAGGGCTGATTGAGCGCGTCCAACGGGCGCAGAGTCAGTACGCCCAATTTACCCAAGAGCAAGTGGATCACATTTTCCACCAAGCAGCCATGGCGGCCAACCAAGCACGGATTCCCCTGGCCAAACAAGCCGTAGCCGAAACTGGCATGGGGGTTGTCGAAGATAAAGTCATTAAAAATCACTTTGCTTCGGAATACATCTACAACAAGTACAAAAATGAAAAAACCTGCGGCGTCATTGAGGATGATCCCATTTTCGGTATCCAAAAAATTGCCGAACCGGTGGGGATCATTGCTGGTGTGGTGCCGGTCACGAACCCCACTTCAACGACCATCTTTAAGGCACTGATTGCCCTGAAAACTCGCAATGGCATTATCTTTTCGCCCCACCCCCGCGCAAAGGGCTGTACGGTTGCAGCAGCCAAGGTCGTCTTGGATGCAGCGGTCGCCGCCGGCGCGCCCCCCGATATTATTGGCTGGATTGATGAGCCGACGATTGAACTCTCTCAAGCCCTGATGCAGCACCCGCAGATCAAGCTGATTTTGGCCACGGGGGGGTCGGGCATGGTCAAGGCAGCCTATTCCTCTGGCCATCCGGCGATCGGGGTCGGGGCGGGGAATACCCCCGTGCTCATTGATGCCACAGCCGATATTCCCACGGCGGTGAGTTCGATTCTCCTCAGTAAGGCCTTTGACAATGGCATGATCTGTGCCTCGGAGCAGGCAGTGATTGTTGTTGATGAGATTTATGACGCGGTCAAAGCTGAGTTTCAACGGCGAGGTGCCTACATTCTCTCCCCTGAGGAACGGCAGCAGGTGGCCCAACTACTCCTGAAGGATGGTCGCCTCAATGCCGCCATTGTTGGTCAATCGGCAGCCACCATTGCAGCAATGGCCAATATCCAAGTGCCGCCACAGACGCGGGTACTCATCGGCGAAGTGAGTGAAGTGGGGCCGCAGGAGCCGTTTTCCTATGAGAAACTCTGTCCGGTATTGGCCTTATATCGGGCACCCCAGTTCCATAAAGGGGTGGAGATTGCGGCCCAGTTGGTGAATTTTGGGGGCAAGGGGCATACCTCTGTGCTCTATACCGATCCCCGCAATCAAGATGATATTGCCTATTTCAAATATCGCCTGCAAACGGCGCGGGTTCTAATTAACACCCCTTCTTCCCAGGGGGCAATTGGAGATCTCTACAACTTCAAGTTAGATCCGTCGCTGACCCTTGGTTGTGGCACCTGGGGCGGCAACGTCACATCGGAAAATGTTGGTCCCCGTCACTTGCTGAATATTAAAACGGTGAGCGATCGCCGGGAAAATATGCTTTGGTTCCGGGTGCCACCCAAAATCTACTTCAAACCCGGCTGTTTGCCCATTGCCCTGCGTGAGCTGGCAGGGAAAAAACGCGCCTTCCTGGTGACTGATCAACCCCTCTTTGACTTGGGCATCACTGAACCGATTGTGCACACCCTCGCAGAACTGGACATCAAGTACGACATCTTCCATGAGGTGGAGCCCGATCCAACCCTCAGTACCGTCAAGCGCGGCCTAGAGTTGCTGCGGCAATATCAACCCGATGTAATTATTGCCGTGGGGGGTGGCTCACCTATGGATGCGGCCAAGGTGATGTGGCTGTTGTACGAACACCCAACGGTGGAGTTTGACGGCCTGGCCATGCGCTTCATGGATATTCGCAAGCGGGTGTATCAATTGCCTCCCTTGGGCCAAAAGGCAATCCTAGTGGCAATTCCCACCACCTCGGGAACGGGTTCAGAAGTGACGCCCTTTGCCGTGGTTACCGACGATCGCGTGGGGATTAAATACCCCTTGGCGGACTATGCCCTTACCCCAACGATGGCAATTGTGGATCCCGACTTGGTGCTGCACATGCCCAAGAAACTGACGGCCTATGGTGGCATTGATGCGCTGACCCATGCCTTGGAGGCCTATGTGTCGGTGCTCTCGACGGAGTTTACGGAGGGACTGGCTCTAGAGGCCATCAAACTGCTCTTTACCTACCTACCCCGTGCCTATCGCTGGGGCGCTGCCGATCCAGAGGCGCGGGAAAAAGTCCACTACGCTGCTACGATCGCCGGCATGGCCTTTGCTAATGCCTTCTTGGGGGTTTGCCACTCGATGGCCCACAAACTGGGCTCCACCTTCCATGTGCCCCACGGCCTGGCGAATGCACTCATGATTTCCCATGTGATTCGCTACAATGCCACCGATGCTCCCCTGAAACAAGCTATCTTCCCGCAGTACAAGTATCCCCAAGCCAAGGAGCGCTATGCCCAAATTGCCGACTTCCTTGAATTGGGCGGCACGACTCCAGAGGAAAAAGTGGAGCGCCTCATTGCGGCAATTGAGAATTTGAAGGCCCAGTTAGAGATTCCCGCCACGATTAAGGAGGCTCTCAACAGTGAGGATCAAGCTTTCTATGAGCGGGTGGAGAGCATGGCCGAACTGGCCTTTGACGATCAGTGCACGGGAGCCAATCCCCGCTATCCGCTGATCCAAGACCTCAAGGAGTTGTATATCCTTGCCTATATGGGGTGTCGGCGGGATGCGGCAGCCTACCATCCGGAGGAAGCACCTGCGAGTTGA
- a CDS encoding NAD-dependent succinate-semialdehyde dehydrogenase, translating to MAIVSVNPTTAEVLKTFSAFGAEEVERAIAQAATTFETYRLTSFEQRAQWLANTANLLQQQREALARLMTLEMGKPITEARAEIDKCAWVCRYYAEQGATFLQPEVIPTEASYSAIHYQPLGIILAVMPWNFPFWQVFRFAAPALMAGNVALLKHASNVPQCALAIAHLLTEAGFPEGVFQTLLIPGSAVADLVADPRIKAATLTGSEAAGKSLAQAAGQHLKKTVLELGGSDPFIVMPSANISQAIATAVQARMINNGQSCIAAKRFIVHEAVYDTFAEGMKAAFEAWVIGDPLEPTTQLGPLATAAIRDELHAQVELALSHGAKAFYRRSLDLPTQQGYFFAPTILTEVTPDNPVFTQELFGPVAMLFRVSSLTAAIELANATPFGLGASAWTQESDEAEILGRDLEAGAVFINAMVKSDPRLPFGGIKASGYGRELGRAGLLEFVNIKTVCRANTPR from the coding sequence ATGGCAATCGTGTCCGTTAATCCCACAACCGCTGAGGTCTTAAAAACCTTTTCTGCCTTCGGGGCTGAGGAAGTAGAGAGAGCCATTGCCCAAGCCGCGACGACCTTTGAGACCTATCGCCTGACCTCCTTTGAACAGCGTGCCCAGTGGCTAGCAAACACAGCAAATCTCCTGCAACAGCAGCGGGAGGCGCTTGCTCGCCTTATGACCCTTGAGATGGGCAAACCGATTACAGAGGCGCGGGCTGAAATTGACAAATGTGCCTGGGTTTGCCGTTACTATGCCGAGCAGGGGGCAACTTTCCTGCAGCCTGAAGTGATTCCCACCGAGGCCAGCTACAGCGCAATTCATTACCAGCCCCTTGGCATTATTTTGGCGGTGATGCCATGGAATTTTCCCTTTTGGCAGGTATTTCGTTTTGCGGCACCGGCTTTAATGGCGGGGAATGTGGCTCTCCTCAAGCACGCTTCTAATGTGCCACAGTGCGCACTGGCGATCGCTCATCTATTGACTGAAGCGGGCTTTCCTGAGGGGGTCTTTCAAACCCTGCTGATCCCTGGCAGTGCGGTTGCTGATCTGGTGGCGGATCCACGGATTAAGGCGGCTACCCTCACGGGCAGCGAAGCAGCGGGCAAAAGTCTAGCCCAAGCAGCGGGTCAGCACCTCAAGAAAACGGTTCTAGAACTGGGGGGGAGTGATCCTTTTATTGTTATGCCCAGCGCGAATATCTCCCAAGCGATCGCCACCGCTGTCCAAGCGCGCATGATTAACAATGGCCAATCCTGCATTGCCGCCAAACGCTTTATTGTCCATGAGGCTGTCTATGACACCTTTGCCGAGGGCATGAAAGCCGCCTTCGAGGCATGGGTGATTGGCGATCCCTTGGAACCCACCACCCAACTCGGCCCCCTAGCCACCGCCGCCATCCGCGATGAACTCCACGCTCAAGTTGAACTTGCCCTGAGTCATGGTGCCAAGGCATTTTACCGCCGCTCTCTGGATCTACCGACCCAGCAGGGATATTTCTTTGCGCCGACAATTTTGACAGAGGTCACTCCCGATAACCCCGTATTTACCCAAGAGCTATTTGGGCCTGTGGCAATGCTCTTTCGGGTATCGTCCCTGACTGCGGCCATTGAACTGGCCAATGCCACACCCTTTGGTTTAGGCGCCAGTGCTTGGACACAGGAGAGCGATGAAGCAGAGATCCTAGGGCGGGATCTGGAAGCGGGGGCTGTCTTTATTAACGCCATGGTCAAGTCTGATCCGCGTTTACCCTTTGGGGGGATCAAGGCATCTGGTTATGGCCGCGAACTGGGACGGGCAGGACTCCTGGAGTTTGTCAATATCAAAACAGTGTGCCGAGCGAATACTCCCCGTTGA
- a CDS encoding fasciclin domain-containing protein yields the protein MATIVDIAVNTPGFSTLVTAVKVANLVEALQSPGPFTVFAPNDDAFAKLPDGTITSLVQNPAQLGRILKYHVVAGAYKAADLKKMGIVTSLEGSTIPIHGENPLEVKNATVLAADIEAENGIIHVIDTVILMGLDPAHSFQDTNIPYKV from the coding sequence ATGGCAACCATCGTTGATATTGCAGTGAATACTCCCGGCTTTTCCACACTAGTCACTGCTGTAAAAGTGGCCAATCTGGTGGAAGCCCTACAGTCGCCGGGACCTTTTACAGTGTTTGCCCCCAATGATGACGCCTTTGCCAAGTTGCCCGATGGCACCATTACCTCCCTTGTGCAAAATCCTGCCCAGTTAGGGCGGATTCTCAAGTACCATGTGGTTGCTGGTGCCTACAAAGCAGCAGACCTGAAAAAGATGGGCATCGTCACTTCCCTCGAGGGTTCCACCATTCCTATTCATGGTGAGAATCCCCTTGAGGTGAAAAACGCCACGGTTCTTGCTGCCGACATAGAAGCGGAGAACGGTATTATCCATGTCATTGACACCGTCATCCTGATGGGATTGGATCCAGCCCACTCCTTTCAGGACACCAACATTCCCTACAAAGTCTGA
- the hisIE gene encoding bifunctional phosphoribosyl-AMP cyclohydrolase/phosphoribosyl-ATP diphosphatase HisIE: MPATALSLPLDEIRYDERGLVPAIVQDYLDGTVLMLAWMNRESLQKTLETGRTWFWSRSRQELWPKGETSGHVQWVKSIRYDCDSDALLLTVEQVGHIACHTGERSCFHRHGAKGEYIEPPPADTLSQVYSIVCQRRDFPQLQSYTSSLFTAGDNKILKKLGEETAEVVMACKDDDPEAIASEVADLFYHTLVALAYHRVSLRQVYEQLQLRRR, from the coding sequence ATGCCCGCCACTGCCCTTAGCCTCCCCCTGGACGAGATTCGCTACGATGAACGGGGCTTAGTGCCAGCTATTGTCCAAGACTATTTGGACGGAACCGTCTTGATGCTGGCATGGATGAATCGGGAATCGCTACAGAAAACCCTTGAGACGGGTCGCACGTGGTTTTGGAGTCGATCGCGCCAAGAATTGTGGCCAAAGGGGGAAACCTCTGGCCATGTGCAGTGGGTAAAAAGTATCCGCTATGACTGCGATAGTGATGCTCTATTGCTCACTGTAGAACAGGTGGGGCACATTGCCTGCCACACAGGCGAGCGTAGTTGTTTTCACCGCCATGGAGCCAAGGGAGAATACATTGAGCCCCCTCCCGCCGATACCCTCTCACAGGTATATAGCATTGTTTGCCAGCGGCGGGATTTCCCGCAGTTGCAGTCCTACACGTCTAGCCTATTCACTGCCGGGGATAACAAAATTCTCAAGAAGCTGGGGGAAGAAACCGCAGAAGTGGTCATGGCCTGCAAAGACGATGATCCAGAGGCGATCGCCAGCGAGGTAGCAGACTTGTTTTACCACACCCTTGTTGCCTTGGCCTATCATCGGGTGTCTTTGCGGCAGGTCTATGAGCAGCTGCAGTTGCGGCGGCGCTAG
- a CDS encoding ABC transporter ATP-binding protein/permease → MSQPTHRFDARVWGQFLRIAQPYFFPRDRWGSSVIFILLLFLVIALMFGFLFGLTAAITFGLNALAPELMGPIAGGLMEMIQSLWAQPLSRSLLLGTVIVPLGVFALLRQPLLLRWQAWALLGLLLMLSLSVSGLNVIISFVGRFFQTALAEKNAETYWRFLFVYAGVFVVGTPIVVIYRYVREYLGLRWRDWLTRHFLDRYFQNRAYYTIENQGEIDNPDQRISEDVRSFTQTSLQFLLIILGEIIDLIAFSGILWTISQTLTLTLIGYAIVGTIVTVLIGQRLIWLNFNQLRREADFRYGLVHVRDNAESIAFYRGEGQESVQVRQRFLEVLRNFNLLIGWQRNLDFFTTAYNYFVIIVPAAVVAPRYFAGEIDFGSISQASFAFSQVLGALSIIVNQFTNLTGFIAGIERLAEFDEVLTSPSVPPQSQIELVEKPYIALEHVSVDTPNLARRLVEDVTFALEAGESVVIMGPSGVGKSSLLRAIAGLWQSGNGRIMRPPVDEVLFLPQRPYMVLGTLRTQLLYPSGDRQTPDDVLLQALDEVNLAHLPDRVGGLDVELAWDDVLSLGEQQRLAIARLLLNQRPYAILDEATSALDLANEKRVYEHIQRLSRNYISVGHRESLMQYHTYVLELKGDREWKFYPVRNIP, encoded by the coding sequence ATGTCGCAGCCGACCCATCGCTTTGATGCCCGTGTCTGGGGGCAGTTTCTGCGGATTGCCCAACCCTATTTTTTCCCCCGCGATCGCTGGGGCAGCAGTGTGATCTTTATCCTGCTGCTTTTTTTGGTCATTGCCCTCATGTTTGGCTTCCTCTTTGGCCTCACGGCAGCTATCACCTTTGGCCTGAATGCCCTTGCCCCTGAACTGATGGGACCAATTGCCGGGGGCCTCATGGAGATGATTCAATCCCTGTGGGCACAGCCCCTTAGCCGCAGTCTCCTGCTAGGGACAGTGATTGTCCCCCTGGGCGTCTTTGCACTGCTGCGGCAACCCCTCCTGCTTCGGTGGCAAGCATGGGCTCTCTTGGGGTTACTGCTGATGCTTTCCCTGTCCGTGAGTGGCCTCAACGTGATTATTAGCTTTGTGGGTCGCTTCTTCCAGACGGCACTGGCGGAGAAAAATGCCGAAACCTACTGGCGATTCCTTTTCGTGTATGCTGGTGTTTTTGTAGTGGGGACGCCGATTGTCGTCATTTATCGCTATGTGCGGGAATATCTAGGGTTGCGCTGGCGGGATTGGCTCACCCGTCATTTTTTGGATCGCTATTTCCAGAATCGGGCTTACTACACCATTGAAAACCAAGGGGAGATTGATAACCCTGATCAACGGATCAGTGAGGATGTCCGCTCATTTACCCAAACCTCGCTCCAGTTTTTGCTGATCATTCTTGGCGAAATTATTGACCTCATTGCCTTTAGTGGCATTCTCTGGACTATCTCACAAACCCTAACACTGACATTGATTGGCTATGCCATTGTCGGCACTATCGTCACTGTTTTAATTGGGCAACGCCTGATTTGGCTGAATTTTAACCAACTGCGGCGGGAAGCGGACTTTCGTTATGGCCTTGTCCATGTGCGCGATAATGCCGAGTCTATTGCCTTTTATCGCGGTGAAGGCCAAGAGTCAGTGCAAGTGCGTCAACGCTTTCTTGAAGTGCTGCGGAACTTTAACCTCTTGATTGGCTGGCAGCGAAATCTTGATTTTTTCACGACAGCCTATAACTACTTTGTGATTATTGTGCCGGCGGCGGTGGTTGCTCCCCGCTACTTTGCCGGTGAGATTGATTTTGGTTCCATTAGCCAAGCTAGTTTTGCCTTTTCCCAGGTACTGGGGGCACTCTCAATCATTGTGAACCAGTTTACGAACCTCACGGGCTTTATTGCGGGCATTGAGCGTTTGGCAGAGTTTGATGAGGTGCTGACGAGTCCCTCCGTACCGCCTCAATCGCAAATTGAATTGGTGGAGAAGCCCTACATTGCCCTAGAACACGTGAGTGTGGATACACCGAATTTGGCACGGCGACTGGTGGAAGATGTCACATTTGCCCTTGAAGCGGGCGAAAGTGTCGTGATCATGGGACCCAGCGGTGTAGGTAAAAGTTCGCTGCTGCGGGCGATCGCCGGACTCTGGCAAAGTGGCAATGGTCGCATTATGCGTCCACCGGTGGATGAAGTGCTCTTTTTGCCCCAACGCCCCTACATGGTGCTGGGTACGCTGCGCACCCAACTCCTCTATCCCAGTGGCGATCGCCAGACCCCTGATGACGTCCTTTTGCAGGCCCTTGATGAAGTAAACTTGGCCCATTTGCCCGATCGCGTGGGCGGACTCGACGTGGAATTGGCGTGGGATGATGTGCTGTCCCTTGGGGAGCAGCAACGACTGGCGATCGCCCGCTTGCTGCTGAATCAGCGCCCCTACGCCATTTTGGATGAAGCCACCAGTGCCCTTGACTTAGCCAATGAAAAACGGGTCTATGAGCATATTCAGCGCCTCAGCCGCAACTACATTAGTGTTGGCCACCGCGAGAGCCTGATGCAGTACCACACCTATGTTTTAGAACTAAAGGGCGATCGTGAGTGGAAATTTTACCCTGTACGCAACATCCCCTAG
- the nadA gene encoding quinolinate synthase NadA: MRKRTRCVCHPCCPPPPLPLDLVAAIQDRKRELNAVILAHYYQDPAIQDVADYIGDSLGLSRQAASTNADVIVFAGVHFMAETAKILNPDKLVLLPDLAAGCSLADSCPADAFAAFKAQYPDHLVISYINCSAEIKALSDIICTSSNAVKIVQQLPADQPLIFAPDRNLGRYVMAQTGRQMVLWEGSCIVHETFSERRILELKAAYPTAQVIAHPECEEAVLRHANFIGSTTALLNYTQTEACDTFIVVTEPGILHQMQRRNPQKTFIPAPPQDQTCNCNECPFMRLNTLEKLYLCMRDRQPQIQLPEDVRLAALKPIQRMLEMS; encoded by the coding sequence ATGAGGAAACGGACACGCTGTGTTTGCCACCCTTGCTGCCCCCCACCCCCCCTCCCCCTTGATCTGGTTGCCGCTATCCAAGACCGGAAGCGGGAACTGAATGCAGTCATTCTGGCGCACTACTACCAAGACCCGGCCATTCAAGATGTGGCCGATTATATTGGTGATTCCTTGGGGCTGTCACGGCAGGCGGCCAGTACCAATGCCGATGTCATTGTCTTTGCGGGGGTGCATTTCATGGCCGAAACCGCCAAGATCCTCAACCCCGATAAGTTGGTGCTGCTGCCCGATTTGGCGGCGGGCTGTTCTTTAGCAGACAGTTGCCCTGCAGACGCCTTTGCTGCTTTTAAGGCGCAGTATCCTGACCATTTGGTGATTTCCTACATCAACTGCTCTGCCGAAATTAAGGCCCTCAGTGACATCATCTGCACCAGTTCCAACGCAGTGAAAATTGTCCAGCAGTTGCCGGCGGATCAACCCTTGATTTTTGCCCCCGATCGCAACCTTGGCCGCTACGTGATGGCGCAAACGGGTCGGCAAATGGTGCTTTGGGAGGGCAGTTGTATTGTCCATGAAACCTTCTCAGAGCGACGTATCCTCGAACTCAAGGCTGCCTACCCCACCGCTCAGGTCATTGCCCACCCCGAATGCGAAGAGGCGGTGCTCCGCCATGCCAATTTCATTGGTTCAACAACCGCCCTGCTTAACTACACCCAAACAGAAGCTTGCGACACGTTTATTGTTGTCACCGAGCCGGGGATTCTCCACCAGATGCAGCGGCGCAACCCTCAGAAAACCTTTATTCCTGCGCCGCCTCAGGATCAGACCTGCAATTGTAACGAGTGCCCCTTTATGCGTCTGAACACCCTAGAAAAGCTCTATTTGTGTATGCGCGATCGCCAGCCCCAAATTCAGCTGCCCGAGGACGTGCGCCTTGCTGCCCTCAAGCCCATCCAACGCATGCTGGAAATGTCCTAA
- the queF gene encoding preQ(1) synthase: protein MQVSEMKYGERAIQEGQLMTFPNPRPGRQYTIEITLPEFTCKCPFSGYPDFATLYVSYIPHEKVVELKAIKLYINSYRDRYISHEEAVNQVLDDLVAACDPLYMKIKGDFAPRGNVHTVITVEHHRQAVSSC, encoded by the coding sequence ATGCAAGTATCAGAAATGAAGTACGGCGAACGCGCCATTCAAGAAGGTCAACTGATGACATTTCCCAACCCCCGTCCCGGTCGGCAATACACTATTGAGATTACCCTGCCGGAGTTTACCTGTAAGTGTCCATTTTCAGGCTATCCTGACTTTGCGACCCTCTATGTCAGCTATATTCCCCATGAAAAGGTGGTGGAACTGAAGGCCATTAAGCTGTACATCAACAGTTATCGCGATCGCTACATTTCCCACGAAGAAGCCGTAAATCAAGTCCTCGATGATCTCGTGGCCGCCTGTGACCCCCTCTACATGAAAATCAAAGGCGACTTTGCCCCCCGTGGAAATGTACATACCGTCATTACGGTCGAACACCATCGCCAGGCGGTCAGTTCGTGCTAA
- a CDS encoding 1-acyl-sn-glycerol-3-phosphate acyltransferase, with the protein MRHQKMAPTTSHILPWLYWGLWPIHRLFLPLYFSQITIVGREHLPRDGRFVLAPKHCSRWDPVILPLVCPYPLRFMTNAIEFGGVQGWFIRRLGAFAINLDRPQPSSLRHALDILKAGQPLVIFPEGGIVRDQVIRPLRPGLARLVLQLDRPLPIFPVGIAYHPQPQFRARVALWIGSPLWTTPGQEGNRKQQAQDFTQQLQAALQAAVLEARKCAQS; encoded by the coding sequence ATGCGCCATCAGAAAATGGCACCCACCACATCTCACATCTTGCCGTGGCTTTATTGGGGATTGTGGCCCATTCATCGCCTATTTTTGCCCCTCTACTTTTCGCAAATCACAATTGTGGGTCGCGAGCATTTACCCAGGGATGGTCGATTTGTCCTTGCTCCCAAGCACTGTAGTCGTTGGGATCCCGTCATTTTGCCCTTGGTGTGCCCCTATCCCCTGCGCTTTATGACAAATGCCATTGAGTTTGGCGGTGTGCAGGGTTGGTTTATTCGCCGCCTGGGTGCCTTTGCGATCAATCTGGATCGTCCTCAACCCAGTAGTTTGCGCCATGCTCTAGACATTCTCAAGGCCGGTCAGCCCTTGGTGATCTTTCCTGAGGGTGGAATTGTCCGGGATCAAGTGATTCGCCCTCTGAGACCTGGTCTTGCCCGCCTTGTTTTGCAGCTCGATCGCCCGCTACCGATTTTTCCCGTCGGTATTGCCTATCATCCGCAGCCACAGTTCCGTGCTCGGGTGGCGCTGTGGATTGGATCACCTCTGTGGACAACCCCTGGGCAAGAAGGCAACCGCAAGCAACAGGCTCAAGACTTCACCCAGCAACTGCAAGCAGCCTTGCAGGCAGCCGTGCTTGAAGCTCGCAAATGTGCCCAATCCTAG